The following are encoded together in the Pseudomonas maumuensis genome:
- a CDS encoding hypoxanthine-guanine phosphoribosyltransferase, with translation MSADLEHIRQVMREADCLYNEAEVEAAIAEVGKQICKDLHDKNPVVFCVMNGGLIFSGKLLTHLQFPLEASYLHATRYRNTTSGGELFWKAKPEVSFIDRDVLIVDDILDEGHTLSAIIEFCKHAGARAVHTAVLIDKDHDRKASPDLKATYTGLSCVDRYVFGYGMDYKGYWRNANGLFAVKGM, from the coding sequence ATGTCCGCCGATCTCGAGCATATCCGTCAAGTGATGCGCGAGGCTGATTGCCTGTACAACGAAGCCGAGGTCGAGGCCGCCATCGCCGAGGTCGGCAAGCAGATCTGCAAGGATCTGCACGACAAGAACCCGGTGGTCTTCTGCGTGATGAACGGTGGCCTGATCTTCTCCGGCAAGCTGCTGACTCACCTGCAGTTCCCGCTGGAGGCCTCATACCTGCACGCCACCCGCTATCGCAACACCACCAGCGGTGGCGAGCTGTTCTGGAAGGCCAAGCCCGAAGTGTCGTTCATCGACCGTGATGTGCTGATCGTCGACGACATCCTCGACGAGGGCCACACCCTCAGCGCCATCATCGAGTTCTGCAAGCACGCCGGCGCGCGCGCCGTGCATACCGCGGTGCTGATCGACAAGGATCACGACCGCAAGGCCAGCCCGGACCTGAAGGCCACCTACACCGGCTTGTCGTGCGTCGATCGCTACGTCTTCGGCTACGGCATGGACTACAAGGGCTACTGGCGCAACGCCAACGGCCTCTTCGCCGTCAAGGGGATGTGA
- the upp gene encoding uracil phosphoribosyltransferase: protein MPTREIRHPLIRHKLGLMRRADISTKNFRELAQEVGALLTYEATQDLPLETYEIDGWCGKVQVEKIAGKKITVVPILRAGIGMLDGVLSLIPGAKVSAVGVARNEETLEAHTYLEKLAPDINQRLALIIDPMLATGNSMVATIDLLKKAGCKEIRAMVLVAAPEGIEVVEKAHPDVQIYTASIDQRLNEHGYIVPGLGDAGDKIFGTKQKDA from the coding sequence ATGCCTACTCGTGAGATCCGCCATCCGCTGATCCGCCACAAGCTCGGCCTGATGCGCCGTGCCGATATCAGCACCAAGAATTTTCGCGAACTCGCCCAGGAAGTCGGTGCATTACTGACCTATGAAGCCACCCAGGACCTGCCGCTCGAAACCTACGAGATCGACGGTTGGTGCGGCAAGGTGCAGGTCGAGAAAATCGCCGGCAAGAAGATCACCGTGGTGCCGATTTTGCGCGCCGGCATCGGCATGCTCGACGGCGTGCTCAGCCTGATCCCGGGCGCCAAAGTCAGCGCCGTGGGCGTGGCCCGCAACGAAGAGACCCTCGAAGCCCATACCTACCTCGAAAAGCTCGCGCCGGACATCAACCAGCGCCTGGCCTTGATCATCGACCCGATGCTGGCCACCGGCAACTCGATGGTCGCCACCATCGACCTGCTGAAAAAAGCCGGCTGCAAGGAAATCCGCGCCATGGTCCTGGTCGCGGCGCCCGAAGGCATCGAGGTGGTGGAAAAAGCCCACCCGGACGTGCAGATCTACACCGCCTCGATCGACCAGCGCCTCAACGAGCACGGCTACATCGTGCCGGGCCTGGGTGATGCCGGCGACAAGATCTTCGGCACCAAGCAGAAGGACGCCTGA
- a CDS encoding PA4642 family protein, which yields MRKDKKQVIGDEISDEYIKTFLQFEPADGLTSPSHHKLIKGYRGLRVDDFERYVGFFVAAGYDLDGKDEHGKTFAEAIADQRNAPEYIEIIEKARG from the coding sequence ATGCGTAAAGACAAGAAACAAGTGATTGGTGACGAGATCAGCGACGAGTACATCAAGACGTTCCTGCAATTCGAGCCGGCCGATGGCCTGACCTCGCCTTCGCACCACAAGCTGATCAAAGGCTACCGCGGCCTGCGCGTCGATGACTTCGAGCGTTACGTCGGCTTTTTCGTCGCCGCCGGCTATGACTTGGACGGCAAGGACGAACATGGCAAGACCTTCGCCGAGGCCATCGCCGACCAGCGCAATGCGCCGGAGTACATCGAGATCATCGAAAAAGCCCGCGGCTGA
- a CDS encoding WbuC family cupin fold metalloprotein, which translates to MRQPAFLDQSLFVGLAQKAAESPRGRQHHNFHQMEEPCHRMAVGLQPATYIPPHRHLSDDKAEVLIVLKGRLGLLIFDDLGQVTDKRVLQAGGECLGVDLVPGTYHGLVVLEADSVMFECKAGPYRPVGEGEHAHWAPREGEAGVAEYHAWMRAQFD; encoded by the coding sequence ATGCGCCAGCCTGCGTTCCTCGATCAGTCGTTGTTCGTCGGGCTGGCACAAAAGGCCGCCGAGAGTCCGCGTGGCCGCCAGCACCACAACTTCCACCAGATGGAAGAGCCCTGCCACCGCATGGCGGTGGGCTTGCAGCCAGCCACCTACATCCCACCGCACAGGCACCTGAGTGACGACAAGGCCGAGGTCTTGATCGTCCTGAAAGGGCGTTTGGGTTTGCTGATCTTCGATGACCTGGGACAGGTCACCGACAAACGTGTGCTGCAAGCGGGCGGCGAGTGTCTTGGGGTCGACCTGGTGCCTGGCACCTACCATGGCCTGGTGGTGCTTGAGGCCGACAGCGTCATGTTCGAGTGCAAGGCCGGGCCGTACCGGCCGGTGGGCGAGGGGGAGCACGCTCATTGGGCGCCGCGTGAAGGTGAAGCGGGTGTTGCCGAGTATCACGCCTGGATGCGCGCGCAGTTCGATTGA